In Helianthus annuus cultivar XRQ/B chromosome 3, HanXRQr2.0-SUNRISE, whole genome shotgun sequence, a single window of DNA contains:
- the LOC110929382 gene encoding uncharacterized protein LOC110929382 has product MKIAFQLSLHFTLLVLASCYASDGHNPLKIALNIQRSRRSELNHVCNEDYLAEYSTSQVYMGPQKGLKDADKISSLPGQPAGTDFDQYSGYVTVDPNNGRALFYYLAESPVNSSTKPLVLWLSGGPGCSSFGTGAMMELGPFRVNADNTTLSRNIYAWNNVANVIFLESPAGVGFSYSNTSSDYVTGDAQTARDSYTFLINWLERFPEYKTRDFHIVGESYAGHFAVQLAQLILQNNKITNHTVINLKKVALGNAYLDSETDNVGTYEFFWTHAIISDEIHEGIVSNCNFSEGGIITDACNDYQNQALAAMSNIFPFNIYYPLCPLISNSTFLAVEPISGFDPCTEVYIRAYLNIPAVQQALHARPVEYIACNDFIYANYTDMPFTVLPVVRDLMANGISVWIFSGDVDGSVPVTISRYDVNKLATSVKTPWYPWMYRGEVGGYVEGYENLTFVTIRGAGHFVPSYQPGRALAFFTSFLEGTLPTNHIALHLFVHFSLLVLVSCYGGNGYDPLENALKIQRSRRTVSNHASKEEVTVENSYTPVYVGPQDGLKEADKISELPGQPAGTNFDQYSGYVTVDANHGRALFYYFAESLVNSSTNPLVLWLNGGPGCSSFGSGAMMELGPFRVNADNTTLSWNKYAWNNVANVLFLESPAGVGYSYSNTSSDYITDDVQTAKDSYTFLVNWLERFPEYKTRDFYITGESYAGHYIPQLAQLILQNNKITNQTVINLKGIALGNAYVDDETENAGMYDYFWTHAIISDEIHEGIISNCNFSEGANVTDACNDYQNQAFAAKSNVYFYDIYAPLCSPFSNSTPSISGFDPCTENYIYEYLNTPVVQQSLHAKPVQWESCNDFIGINWKDMPFTVLPVIQDLMASGISVWIYSGDTDGRVPVTTTRYDINKLQTPVKTPWYPWMYQGEVGGYVVGYENVTFVTIRGAGHFVPSYQPGRALAFFTSFLEGKLPTDH; this is encoded by the exons ATGAAGATCGCATTTCAACTGTCTCTTCATTTCACTCTACTCGTTTTGGCGTCTTGCTACGCTAGCGATGGACACAACCCTCTAAAGATCGCTTTAAACATCCAACGCTCCAGAAGATCCGAATTGAATCATGTATGTAACGAAGATTACTTAGCCGAGTATTCAACCTCACAAGTATACATGGGCCCACAAAAAGGGTTAAAGGATGCCGATAAAATATCCAGTTTGCCAGGTCAGCCAGCCGGAACAGACTTTGACCAGTACTCAGGGTATGTTACCGTTGACCCGAACAATGGGAGAGCACTGTTTTACTATCTTGCAGAGTCACCTGTCAACTCTTCCACTAAGCCTCTTGTACTCTGGCTATCTGGAG GGCCGGGCTGCTCTTCGTTTGGAACCGGTGCCATGATGGAACTTGGACCGTTTCGAGTCAACGCTGATAATACAACACTGTCACGTAATATATATGCATGGAACAACG TTGCAAATGTCATTTTCTTGGAATCCCCGGCTGGAGTTGGATTTTCTTACTCCAACACGTCTTCAGATTATGTAACTGGTGATGCACAAACCGCAAGAGATTCGTATACGTTTCTAATCAACTGGTTAGAAAGATTCCCGGAGTACAAAACTAGAGATTTTCACATCGTAGGAGAAAGCTATGCAGGGCATTTTGCGGTTCAACTTGCACAGTTAATTCTTCAAAACAACAAGATCACCAATCACACTGTCATTAACCTTAAAAAAGTTGCT CTCGGAAATGCATATCTCGATAGTGAAACAGATAACGTAGGGACGTATGAGTTTTTCTGGACACACGCCATCATTTCTGATGAAATACATGAAGGAATCGTTTCCAACTGCAATTTTTCCGAAGGTGGAATCATAACAGATGCGTGTAACGACTATCAAAATCAGGCACTCGCTGCTATGAGCAACATTTTCCCATTTAATATCTATTACCCTTTATGCCCATTAATCAGCAATAGCACTTTTTTGGCCGTCGAACCG ATATCGGGATTTGATCCATGCACCGAGGTTTATATTCGAGCATACCTGAACATTCCTGCTGTGCAACAAGCGCTTCATGCAAGACCGGTTGAATACATAGCTTGCAA CGACTTCATCTATGCAAACTATACGGACATGCCTTTTACAGTGTTGCCTGTGGTTCGGGATCTAATGGCCAATGGGATCAGTGTTTGGATCTTTAG TGGAGATGTAGACGGGAGTGTACCAGTGACGATAAGTAGGTATGATGTAAACAAACTAGCGACATCAGTCAAGACACCATGGTATCCATGGATGTACCGAGGCGAG GTTGGCGGATATGTTGAGGGATATGAAAACCTAACATTTGTGACGATAAGAGGAGCTGGACATTTCGTCCCAAGCTACCAACCAGGACGCGCTCTAGCATTCTTCACTTCCTTTTTGGAGGGAACGCTTCCAACAAATCAC ATTGCACTTCACTTGTTTGTTCATTTCAGTCTACTCGTGCTCGTATCTTGCTACGGTGGCAACGGGTACGACCCTCTTGAGAACGCATTAAAGATTCAACGTTCAAGAAGAACTGTATCGAATCATGCAAGTAAAGAAGAAGTCACAGTTGAGAACTCATATACTCCGGTCTACGTAGGCCCACAAGATGGGTTGAAGGAGGCTGACAAGATATCAGAGTTGCCAGGTCAGCCTGCAGGAACAAACTTTGACCAGTACTCAGGGTATGTGACAGTTGACGCAAACCACGGAAGAGCACTGTTCTACTATTTTGCAGAGTCACTAGTCAACTCTTCCACTAATCCTCTTGTACTCTGGCTCAATGGAG GGCCGGGCTGTTCGTCGTTTGGAAGCGGGGCCATGATGGAACTTGGACCGTTTCGAGTCAATGCTGATAATACAACATTGTCATGGAATAAATATGCATGGAACAACG TTGCAAATGTCCTTTTCTTGGAATCACCGGCTGGAGTCGGATATTCTTACTCGAACACGTCTTCAGACTATATAACTGACGATGTACAAACCGCAAAAGATTCATACACGTTTCTAGTTAATTGGTTAGAGAGATTCCCGGAATACAAAACTAGAGATTTTTACATCACGGGAGAAAGCTATGCAGGGCATTATATACCTCAACTCGCACAATTAATTCTTCAAAACAACAAGATCACCAATCAAACTGTCATTAACCTTAAAGGAATTGCT CTCGGAAATGCATATGTCGATGATGAAACCGAAAACGCAGGAATGTATGATTATTTCTGGACACATGCAATCATTTCTGATGAAATCCATGAAGGAATCATTTCCAACTGCAACTTTTCAGAGGGTGCAAACGTAACAGATGCATGTAATGACTATCAAAATCAGGCATTTGCTGCTAAAAGCAACGTCTATTTCTACGACATATATGCCCCTTTATGCTCACCATTTAGCAATAGCACTCCATCG ATATCAGGATTTGATCCATGCACCGAGAACTATATTTATGAATACCTGAACACTCCTGTTGTGCAACAGTCGCTTCATGCAAAACCGGTCCAGTGGGAATCTTGCAA TGACTTCATCGGTATAAACTGGAAGGACATGCCTTTTACAGTGTTGCCTGTGATACAGGATCTAATGGCCAGCGGAATCAGTGTTTGGATCTACAG TGGAGATACAGATGGGAGAGTACCAGTGACAACAACTAGGTATGATATAAACAAACTACAAACACCAGTCAAGACACCATGGTACCCATGGATGTACCAAGGCGAG GTTGGTGGATATGTTGTGGGATACGAAAACGTAACATTTGTGACGATAAGAGGAGCTGGGCATTTCGTCCCAAGCTACCAACCAGGGCGCGCTCTAGCGTTCTTCACTTCCTTCTTGGAGGGAAAGCTTCCTACCGATCACTAA